One window of the Chitinophaga niabensis genome contains the following:
- a CDS encoding FecR family protein, producing the protein MFRKWVLEQDETAAAFWNEWLLNNPDRKDDVVKAKEILLLICTPTHTATAKDEEETWAKVLQSMDRPAAKIVEMPKKHRRWIPYAAAFIGLIIAVFAAYTFYPRAEVHHQTAMGELRTIELPDHSVVKLNVNSKIHYKDNWDQVHPREIWIEGEAFFSVTHQSNNQTFVVHTKDVDIQVVGTEFNVNTRRIKTQVVLANGVVRLTLNKKSNQPAITMKAGDMVVYSAATTELVNKKVDPEVYSSWQQKVLSFNETPIAEVIRSLQDNMGITIQLEDSSFSGQTFTGSIPMDNIDVFFKTLSRSFEVHIDKTGTNTYKISNN; encoded by the coding sequence ATGTTTCGCAAGTGGGTGCTGGAACAGGATGAAACAGCCGCCGCTTTCTGGAACGAATGGCTGCTGAATAATCCTGACAGGAAGGATGATGTGGTGAAAGCAAAGGAGATATTACTGCTGATCTGTACGCCAACGCATACAGCCACAGCAAAGGACGAAGAAGAAACATGGGCGAAAGTATTGCAGAGCATGGACCGCCCTGCAGCTAAAATAGTGGAGATGCCCAAAAAGCATCGCCGCTGGATACCTTATGCGGCTGCGTTCATAGGATTGATCATAGCCGTGTTCGCGGCCTATACCTTTTATCCCCGTGCAGAGGTGCATCACCAGACTGCCATGGGAGAACTGAGAACAATTGAGCTGCCCGATCATTCTGTGGTGAAACTGAATGTGAATTCAAAGATCCATTATAAGGATAACTGGGACCAGGTACATCCCCGCGAAATATGGATAGAAGGGGAGGCCTTCTTCTCCGTTACACATCAAAGCAATAACCAAACCTTTGTTGTGCATACAAAAGATGTGGATATCCAGGTAGTAGGTACCGAATTTAATGTGAACACCCGCCGTATTAAAACACAGGTAGTGTTAGCCAACGGAGTGGTAAGGCTCACCTTGAATAAGAAAAGTAACCAGCCTGCCATCACCATGAAAGCAGGGGATATGGTAGTGTATTCTGCCGCCACCACCGAACTGGTGAACAAAAAAGTAGACCCGGAAGTATATTCTTCCTGGCAGCAAAAAGTATTAAGCTTTAATGAAACGCCTATTGCCGAAGTGATCAGATCACTGCAGGATAATATGGGCATTACAATACAACTGGAGGATTCCAGCTTTAGCGGACAAACGTTTACGGGGAGTATACCAATGGACAATATCGATGTGTTCTTTAAAACACTATCGAGATCATTTGAGGTGCATATAGATAAGACAGGAACAAACACATATAAGATCAGTAATAATTAA
- a CDS encoding 3-keto-disaccharide hydrolase, producing the protein MIRSTILIGLFLLSGLSHSAFAQKPGKWVPLFNGKDIKDWFVKIHHHEVGENFGNTFRVEDNIIKVRYDQYGDYNNQYGHLYYKTPFSYYHLKLEYRFVGEWCKTAPEYTILNSGLMYHSQDPRTMPKEQDWPISIEMQFLAGLGDGKPRPTGNMCSPGTHIFYNGKLDTRHCINSSSKTYEGEQWVKAEIIVLGDSLITHIINGDTVMQYSKPQIGGPVVNNYDPKQKQDGKALKSGFIALQSEGQPIDFRNIEIMVLPKP; encoded by the coding sequence ATGATAAGATCTACTATCCTGATAGGGCTCTTCCTCCTATCCGGCTTAAGCCATTCCGCGTTTGCACAAAAGCCCGGCAAATGGGTACCCCTGTTCAATGGTAAAGACATTAAAGACTGGTTTGTAAAGATCCACCACCACGAGGTTGGCGAGAATTTTGGTAATACCTTCCGGGTGGAGGATAATATCATCAAGGTACGCTATGACCAGTATGGGGATTACAACAACCAGTATGGCCACCTTTATTACAAAACACCTTTTTCCTACTACCACCTGAAGCTGGAATACCGGTTTGTAGGGGAATGGTGCAAAACTGCCCCTGAGTATACTATCCTGAACAGCGGGCTGATGTATCATTCCCAGGACCCGCGTACCATGCCCAAAGAGCAGGACTGGCCTATTTCCATTGAAATGCAGTTCCTGGCCGGCCTTGGGGACGGAAAACCCCGCCCTACCGGCAATATGTGCTCTCCAGGAACGCATATCTTCTATAATGGTAAGCTGGATACCCGGCATTGCATCAATTCTTCCTCTAAAACCTATGAGGGGGAGCAATGGGTGAAAGCAGAGATCATTGTGCTGGGGGATTCCCTGATCACGCATATCATTAACGGGGATACGGTCATGCAGTACTCCAAACCGCAGATAGGCGGCCCCGTGGTAAACAACTATGATCCTAAGCAAAAACAGGACGGGAAAGCCCTCAAATCAGGGTTTATTGCCCTGCAGAGTGAGGGGCAGCCGATTGATTTCCGGAATATAGAAATTATGGTATTGCCTAAACCTTAA
- a CDS encoding epoxide hydrolase family protein, with amino-acid sequence MQTVKPFKIEVPQSVLDDLKARLKQTRWADAPENAGWNYGTNPDYLKELADYWANQYDWRKHEAALNQFPQFITEIDGIKIHFLHIKGKGANPKPLILSHGWPDCFYRYYKVIPILAEQGFDVVIPSIPGFGFSDHVAKSVDGSAEIFYKLMSDVLGYKTFLAAGGDMGTGITKGLANKYPEAVKAIFLTDVGYPDGTEDWSKMSPALQQFGQFIQQWWFAEGAYNMMHSTKPQTVAFGLNDSPVGLASWILEKFYSWRFEPAKNDIEKNFTKDELLTNITIYWVTQTINSSMRTYLETARAGYSGGLESAKYVKTPTGVAHFPGDGPLPKEWAERMVNVKRYTVFPDGGHFAALEKPDLWTKELITFFSDIDVKK; translated from the coding sequence ATGCAAACAGTAAAACCCTTTAAGATTGAAGTACCACAAAGCGTACTCGATGACCTGAAAGCCCGTCTCAAACAAACAAGATGGGCGGATGCACCAGAAAATGCCGGTTGGAACTATGGTACCAACCCGGATTACCTGAAAGAACTGGCAGACTACTGGGCTAACCAGTACGACTGGCGTAAACATGAAGCCGCTTTGAACCAGTTTCCCCAGTTCATCACAGAAATTGACGGGATCAAGATCCATTTCCTGCACATTAAAGGAAAAGGCGCCAATCCAAAACCTTTGATCTTAAGTCATGGCTGGCCGGATTGTTTTTACCGTTATTACAAAGTGATCCCCATTCTGGCGGAACAGGGCTTTGATGTGGTGATCCCCTCCATCCCCGGTTTCGGATTTTCAGACCATGTAGCCAAAAGCGTGGATGGCAGCGCTGAGATCTTTTATAAGTTGATGTCCGATGTGCTGGGGTATAAAACATTCCTGGCAGCGGGAGGCGATATGGGTACAGGTATCACTAAAGGCCTGGCGAATAAGTATCCTGAAGCAGTGAAAGCTATTTTCCTGACGGATGTAGGTTATCCGGATGGAACGGAAGATTGGTCCAAAATGTCTCCGGCCTTACAGCAATTCGGACAATTCATTCAACAATGGTGGTTTGCTGAAGGAGCTTACAATATGATGCACTCCACCAAACCACAAACGGTAGCTTTTGGGTTGAACGATTCTCCTGTAGGACTGGCTTCCTGGATATTGGAGAAATTCTACAGCTGGAGGTTTGAGCCTGCCAAAAATGATATTGAAAAGAACTTTACCAAAGATGAACTGCTGACAAATATTACCATCTATTGGGTAACGCAAACCATTAACTCCTCTATGCGTACTTACCTGGAAACAGCCAGGGCTGGTTATTCCGGAGGACTGGAATCTGCCAAATATGTGAAAACACCAACCGGTGTGGCGCATTTTCCCGGAGATGGTCCTTTGCCGAAAGAGTGGGCAGAACGGATGGTGAATGTAAAACGTTACACGGTATTCCCTGATGGCGGTCACTTTGCAGCATTGGAAAAACCAGATCTGTGGACGAAGGAGCTGATCACTTTCTTTTCGGATATAGATGTAAAGAAATAA
- a CDS encoding GNAT family N-acetyltransferase: MKTVHTASDDAAILACREVILSLRPHLLHTDIVAQVKEMQSENYHIIYLNADDQPSKVVAFAGFRYMQKLHSGKHIYIDDLATLPEYQGKGYASLLLRYIRSLAKTAGFHSVQLDSGHLLHPAHKVYHKEGYFISAHHFSQPL; encoded by the coding sequence ATGAAAACGGTCCATACCGCATCAGACGATGCTGCTATATTAGCCTGCAGGGAAGTGATCCTTTCCCTTCGCCCGCATCTTTTGCATACAGACATTGTAGCACAGGTAAAAGAAATGCAGAGCGAAAACTATCACATCATTTACCTCAACGCAGATGATCAGCCCTCAAAGGTTGTAGCCTTCGCAGGTTTCCGCTACATGCAGAAACTACATTCCGGTAAACATATTTATATTGATGATCTGGCCACATTACCGGAATACCAGGGGAAAGGTTATGCCTCTCTGTTACTGCGTTACATCAGGTCATTAGCCAAAACAGCCGGTTTCCATTCCGTGCAGCTGGATTCAGGACATCTGTTACATCCTGCGCATAAAGTATATCATAAAGAAGGTTATTTCATTTCCGCCCATCACTTCAGTCAGCCTCTGTGA
- a CDS encoding RNA polymerase sigma factor, with the protein MGKWACILTKRVISLAAFTQSNKIKIRDELYGHLHDKALWSKVIEGDKDALAFIYKTYFNSLYQYGMKLQPDEGLVKDCIHDLFVTIWLSRERLSVTDSIRYYLLASLKRKIASQQQKKLPGHFGENTASVTSSPEEVLIGEQSNLELRAKLGKIMDQLPRRQKEILYLRYYEGLDTKETAAIMDLSVNSTYVLLSKAINYLKKHSDKLIITSFLIFSLFFLK; encoded by the coding sequence ATGGGGAAATGGGCTTGCATCCTAACAAAGCGGGTCATATCTTTAGCAGCGTTTACACAAAGTAACAAAATCAAAATCCGGGACGAATTGTACGGCCACCTGCACGATAAAGCGCTATGGAGTAAGGTAATTGAAGGTGATAAGGATGCTTTGGCGTTCATTTATAAAACATATTTCAATTCCCTCTATCAGTACGGCATGAAATTACAACCAGACGAAGGGCTGGTAAAAGATTGTATTCACGATCTTTTCGTCACCATCTGGTTAAGCAGGGAGCGCCTCTCCGTAACGGATTCCATCAGGTATTACCTCCTCGCCAGCCTGAAAAGGAAGATCGCCAGCCAGCAACAGAAAAAACTCCCCGGTCACTTTGGCGAAAATACCGCCTCCGTCACCAGCTCCCCGGAAGAAGTACTGATCGGAGAACAATCCAACCTGGAACTGCGCGCCAAACTGGGGAAGATCATGGACCAGCTTCCCCGCCGCCAGAAAGAAATACTCTACCTGCGCTATTATGAAGGGCTGGATACCAAAGAAACAGCTGCTATTATGGACCTTAGTGTGAATTCTACCTATGTGCTCCTGTCCAAAGCCATCAACTACCTGAAAAAACACAGCGATAAACTAATAATTACCTCATTTCTAATCTTTTCACTCTTTTTTTTAAAATAA
- a CDS encoding SusC/RagA family TonB-linked outer membrane protein, which yields MVEFYAGTRRVLGSLALALLIQGGTASGAAHNVQGTEVQDNRQVPLKTILAELEQLYKVRINYTGNTINGITTQKPAGKPTAEKLIDYLSNFLRPMGLEVEQAAQDHFIIYKKEKRTEKKIADQVSATEPAQPLQLESITQQQQPTVTGQVTEESGVPLPGVTVVVKGTFNGAKTNENGKYTLPNVPTNATLVFSYIGYKPQEVKVNNRTAIDIKLLTDVQSMKDFVVNGYQKLKKESYTGSAIVITGEEIKRFNPQNILASIQAYDPSFRIVENNLAGSNPNALPNINVRGATAMPTTATTDPQLLSRNQLATITNLPMFIMDGYQVGIQTIYDLDVNRIEMITLLKDAAATAIYGSRASNGVVVINTKTPKEGALEVYYNYELNVTTPDLTAYKVLNASEKLEYEKLAGLYTSNAVENPDDLERKYYQKRRNVLSGVNTYWLSQPLATDFGHKHSISLQGGTPTLRYGVDGRYQTNNGVMKGSGRDRYSLATSLAYNLKNNKLMFRNNFTISQVKGVESPYGQFSKYVRMNPYYPKTDSLGRILREVDSWQYLSNEDRVSGDRVLSPVMNPLYEATTGSFDKQDYLEFIDAFSAEYNPSPSWRINGTISLTKRKATLDKFVSPNSNEFYWYSGNDLKDRGKYYFSSIDEQQVDGNFTVNYNKVLQGSHFLNFSLGTNIQAQQSNYKYIVAQGFTNDRFTDISFARSYEKDGSPTGEVTEQRLIGAFLSFNYSYQNRFLMDGTVRTDGSSKFGKDSRMATFWSYGLGWNLHNEKFMQHSIFNQFRIKATTGLTGDVNFPAYLSNTTYTYFNADWYSTGVGAIFRDYGNSALKWQRTQNYDLSLEVSMFKDRLYMSPRYYHKLTKDLLTDVNVPTSTGFARYKENLGEMVNKGFEIYFRANVLRGKNWSFNLNGNLGHNTNVITKISDALKRYNEEVDNKQQADSASRTRPLLRYKEGQSLNTIYAVRSLGIDPENGKEIFVRPDGTTTYEYDVRNTVAVGDQTPDLDGYFGGSFVYRNFMIEFSFYTRLGGDIYNQTLIDRVENADPKYNVDSRVLALRWKKPGDHTFYKDIKDLSTTRTTSRFVQEENRLEFKSVYLSYDAPAQWYKRLKMKSLRFALNLNDLAYWSSLQTERGIDYPFARSFTFSLSTRF from the coding sequence ATGGTAGAATTTTACGCCGGAACCCGAAGGGTATTGGGAAGCCTGGCACTGGCATTGCTGATACAAGGAGGTACAGCTTCAGGAGCCGCTCACAATGTACAAGGCACGGAAGTGCAGGACAACAGGCAGGTGCCATTGAAGACTATACTGGCAGAATTGGAACAGCTTTACAAAGTTCGTATCAATTATACCGGTAACACTATCAACGGTATCACCACGCAAAAGCCTGCCGGAAAACCTACAGCCGAAAAGCTGATCGACTATCTCAGTAATTTCCTTCGCCCCATGGGGCTGGAAGTGGAACAGGCCGCACAGGACCATTTCATTATTTACAAAAAAGAGAAGCGCACCGAAAAAAAAATCGCAGATCAGGTATCCGCGACAGAACCAGCGCAACCACTTCAGCTGGAAAGTATCACACAGCAGCAGCAACCTACAGTAACCGGACAGGTAACGGAAGAATCCGGTGTACCCTTACCGGGCGTAACAGTAGTAGTGAAAGGTACTTTTAATGGTGCTAAAACCAATGAGAATGGTAAGTACACTTTGCCGAACGTTCCGACCAATGCCACACTGGTGTTTAGTTACATCGGCTATAAACCGCAGGAGGTAAAAGTAAATAACCGTACCGCTATTGATATAAAGCTGTTAACCGATGTGCAGTCCATGAAGGACTTTGTTGTGAACGGTTATCAGAAACTAAAGAAAGAAAGTTATACAGGGTCTGCGATTGTAATTACGGGAGAAGAGATCAAACGTTTCAACCCGCAGAATATCCTGGCCAGTATACAGGCTTATGATCCTTCTTTCAGGATCGTGGAGAACAACCTCGCAGGTTCCAATCCCAATGCATTGCCTAATATCAATGTAAGAGGTGCTACCGCAATGCCTACCACCGCTACTACAGATCCTCAACTCCTTTCCCGCAACCAGCTGGCTACCATCACCAACCTGCCCATGTTCATTATGGACGGTTACCAGGTAGGTATTCAAACCATCTACGACCTGGATGTGAACAGGATAGAAATGATCACCTTGCTGAAAGATGCGGCAGCCACTGCTATCTATGGCTCCCGTGCTTCTAACGGCGTGGTGGTGATCAATACCAAAACACCGAAAGAAGGTGCGCTGGAAGTGTATTACAATTATGAACTGAATGTAACCACACCAGACCTTACGGCTTATAAAGTATTGAATGCTTCCGAGAAACTGGAATATGAAAAACTGGCCGGCTTATATACCAGCAATGCTGTGGAAAATCCGGATGACCTGGAAAGGAAGTACTACCAGAAAAGAAGGAATGTACTCAGTGGAGTGAACACCTATTGGCTATCTCAGCCACTGGCTACCGATTTCGGTCATAAACATTCCATTTCCTTACAGGGTGGTACACCTACTTTAAGATATGGTGTGGATGGCCGTTATCAAACTAATAATGGTGTGATGAAAGGTTCCGGCCGTGATCGTTACAGCCTTGCCACCAGTCTTGCTTACAATCTGAAGAACAACAAACTCATGTTCCGTAATAACTTCACCATTTCCCAGGTGAAGGGAGTGGAATCTCCTTACGGGCAGTTCTCCAAATATGTGCGCATGAACCCTTATTATCCTAAAACAGATTCACTGGGCAGGATACTGAGGGAAGTAGATTCCTGGCAGTATCTGTCAAATGAAGACCGTGTTAGCGGAGACCGGGTATTATCACCTGTAATGAACCCTTTGTACGAAGCTACCACCGGCAGCTTTGATAAACAGGATTACCTGGAGTTCATTGATGCGTTCTCCGCGGAATATAATCCCAGCCCTTCCTGGAGGATCAATGGTACCATCAGTTTAACAAAACGTAAAGCTACGCTGGATAAATTCGTTTCTCCAAACAGCAATGAGTTCTACTGGTATTCCGGAAATGATCTGAAAGACCGTGGCAAATATTATTTCAGTAGTATAGACGAACAACAGGTGGATGGAAATTTCACCGTGAACTATAATAAAGTATTACAAGGGTCACACTTCCTCAATTTCTCCCTGGGTACCAATATACAGGCCCAGCAATCCAACTATAAATATATAGTGGCACAGGGTTTCACTAACGACCGCTTTACTGATATCAGCTTCGCCCGCAGTTACGAGAAAGATGGATCACCAACCGGTGAGGTAACAGAACAACGCCTCATCGGTGCTTTCCTTTCCTTTAACTATTCTTACCAGAACCGCTTCCTGATGGATGGAACAGTAAGAACAGATGGTTCTTCCAAATTCGGAAAGGATTCAAGAATGGCTACCTTCTGGTCCTATGGCCTGGGCTGGAACCTGCATAATGAGAAATTCATGCAGCATTCCATCTTCAATCAGTTCAGAATAAAAGCCACTACAGGTTTAACAGGAGATGTGAACTTCCCGGCTTACCTCTCCAACACCACCTATACCTACTTCAATGCGGATTGGTATTCCACTGGTGTTGGTGCTATCTTCAGAGATTACGGCAACTCCGCCCTGAAATGGCAGCGTACGCAGAACTACGATCTGAGCCTGGAAGTTTCGATGTTTAAAGACAGGTTGTATATGTCTCCCCGTTATTATCACAAGCTCACAAAAGACCTGCTTACAGATGTGAACGTACCTACCTCCACTGGTTTTGCAAGGTATAAAGAGAACCTGGGTGAAATGGTGAACAAAGGTTTTGAGATCTATTTCCGTGCAAACGTACTGCGTGGAAAGAACTGGTCCTTTAACCTGAACGGTAACCTGGGGCACAATACGAATGTGATCACCAAGATCTCTGATGCATTGAAACGTTATAATGAAGAAGTGGATAACAAGCAGCAAGCAGACTCCGCCTCCAGAACAAGACCATTACTGCGTTACAAGGAAGGCCAGTCACTCAATACCATCTACGCCGTAAGGTCCTTAGGTATCGATCCTGAGAATGGTAAAGAGATCTTTGTTCGTCCTGATGGCACTACTACTTATGAATATGATGTGCGTAACACCGTAGCTGTGGGAGATCAGACGCCAGACCTGGATGGTTATTTCGGCGGTAGTTTCGTTTACAGGAACTTCATGATAGAATTCAGTTTCTATACCCGTTTAGGTGGCGATATCTATAACCAGACGTTGATTGACAGGGTGGAGAATGCAGATCCCAAATACAATGTGGATAGCAGGGTGCTGGCACTGCGCTGGAAGAAACCAGGTGATCATACTTTCTATAAAGACATTAAAGACCTCAGCACAACACGTACCACTTCCCGTTTTGTACAGGAAGAGAACAGGCTGGAATTTAAATCCGTGTACCTGTCGTATGACGCACCGGCACAATGGTATAAACGTTTGAAGATGAAAAGCCTCCGCTTTGCATTGAACCTGAATGATCTGGCTTATTGGTCCAGCCTGCAGACAGAAAGGGGGATCGATTATCCCTTCGCCAGGAGTTTCACCTTCTCATTATCCACCCGGTTCTAA
- a CDS encoding DEAD/DEAH box helicase yields the protein MKFEQYRISEELKRSLEELGFKRPTDIQYKAIPSILKGDDVLAIAQTGTGKTAAFAIPIIQLLQQQSRSRTKGEVKCLIMVPTRELAVQIGEVFKKLAKYTRVDIMGLFGGVEQEAQIAKLDKGVDILIATPGRMFDLVSQGHLDLSHVQILVLDEADHMLDLGFIRDIRDVLKHLPRIHQTLFFSATIDEEIKDIAYSVVRNPIRIQISPEDPVSRNVSHSVAYVSMDDKRFFLERLVREFPENKILVFVRTKVRAERVAAAMERVNIKSLTMHGGKEQGDRLTVMDEFKKGEVKVLITTDVNARGIDIPDVEYVVNYDLPDEPENYVHRVGRTGRGVKKGQAVSFCSEEEKPVLEAIQAYLGKPITTMTINKDDYRETISFSEETPNDNWKKLIEDHEKATKDLKRKKKKK from the coding sequence ATGAAATTTGAACAATACCGCATATCAGAGGAGCTAAAGAGAAGTTTAGAAGAACTTGGGTTCAAACGCCCTACGGATATTCAATATAAGGCCATACCCTCCATCCTGAAAGGGGATGATGTATTAGCGATTGCTCAAACCGGCACCGGTAAAACCGCTGCTTTTGCCATCCCCATCATCCAGTTATTACAACAACAAAGCCGTTCCCGCACCAAAGGAGAAGTGAAATGCCTCATTATGGTGCCTACCCGGGAACTGGCCGTACAGATAGGCGAAGTATTTAAAAAACTCGCCAAATATACCCGTGTGGATATTATGGGCCTTTTCGGCGGTGTAGAACAGGAAGCCCAGATCGCCAAACTGGATAAAGGGGTAGACATCCTGATCGCCACACCCGGCCGGATGTTTGACCTGGTCAGCCAGGGGCACCTGGACCTCAGCCATGTACAGATCCTGGTGCTGGACGAAGCGGATCATATGCTGGACCTTGGTTTTATCAGGGATATCCGGGATGTACTGAAACACCTTCCCCGTATTCACCAGACCCTCTTCTTTTCCGCTACCATTGATGAAGAGATTAAAGATATTGCCTATTCTGTGGTACGCAACCCCATCCGGATCCAGATCTCCCCGGAAGACCCCGTTTCCAGGAACGTGAGCCATTCCGTAGCCTATGTGTCTATGGACGATAAGCGCTTTTTCCTGGAAAGGCTGGTAAGGGAGTTCCCGGAGAATAAGATCCTGGTGTTCGTAAGGACCAAAGTACGGGCAGAAAGGGTAGCCGCAGCCATGGAGCGGGTGAACATCAAAAGCCTCACCATGCATGGCGGTAAGGAACAGGGAGACCGGCTTACCGTAATGGACGAATTCAAAAAGGGGGAAGTGAAAGTACTGATCACCACAGATGTAAATGCCCGGGGCATTGATATCCCGGATGTGGAATACGTGGTGAACTACGATCTGCCGGATGAGCCGGAAAACTATGTGCACCGTGTGGGCCGTACAGGCCGCGGGGTAAAAAAAGGACAGGCTGTTTCTTTCTGCAGCGAGGAGGAAAAACCAGTGCTGGAAGCCATCCAGGCTTACCTGGGCAAACCCATCACTACCATGACCATTAATAAAGACGATTACCGGGAAACCATCAGCTTTTCTGAGGAAACCCCTAACGATAACTGGAAGAAACTGATCGAGGACCACGAAAAAGCCACAAAAGATCTAAAACGGAAGAAGAAAAAGAAATAA
- a CDS encoding Crp/Fnr family transcriptional regulator: MKRDGPFVIYSMDSLIDQALQSFSDHYIGLSPACADAFREIAEPISVPKNTILVTAGQYSDSMFFLLSGTIREYYLKDGKDITDWFAREHEFTCAINSYFRNVSSEHYTETLQPCEMVLMRRHSLIQLCEQFHEFETLSRMAVTRIMLRLQRRIVSIQFETAAQRYANLLKVLPDITQRASLGHIASFLGITQETLSRIRSAHRG; the protein is encoded by the coding sequence ATGAAAAGAGATGGCCCTTTTGTAATTTACAGTATGGACTCACTTATAGATCAAGCCCTCCAGTCTTTTTCAGATCACTATATAGGCCTCTCCCCTGCCTGTGCCGATGCCTTCCGCGAAATTGCAGAACCAATCTCTGTTCCTAAAAACACCATACTCGTTACGGCTGGCCAGTATTCCGATAGTATGTTCTTCCTGCTTTCCGGGACCATCCGTGAATACTATCTCAAAGATGGAAAAGATATTACAGACTGGTTTGCCCGTGAACATGAATTCACCTGCGCCATCAATAGTTACTTCCGCAATGTTTCCAGTGAGCATTACACAGAAACCCTGCAACCCTGTGAAATGGTGCTGATGAGAAGACACTCCCTGATACAGCTCTGCGAGCAGTTTCATGAGTTTGAAACCCTTAGCCGAATGGCTGTGACCCGTATCATGTTACGCCTGCAGCGCAGGATCGTGAGCATTCAGTTTGAAACGGCTGCACAGCGGTATGCCAATCTTCTAAAAGTATTACCGGACATTACACAACGTGCATCGCTCGGGCACATTGCTTCTTTCCTGGGCATTACACAGGAAACATTAAGCCGCATCCGGTCTGCTCACAGAGGCTGA
- a CDS encoding carboxymuconolactone decarboxylase family protein, giving the protein MKERFLLKDILPAAYNAMLGLYKFETTTSIDPIHRELIKIRASQINGCAYCLNKHTIEARELGETEQRIYLISVWRDAPQFSEQEKTVLAMTEEITFIHQKGLTEETYQQALEHFGKTGTAELLMHIIAINAWNRIGVSSHRIPE; this is encoded by the coding sequence ATGAAAGAAAGATTCCTCCTGAAAGACATATTGCCCGCTGCCTACAATGCCATGCTGGGCCTGTACAAATTTGAAACCACCACCAGCATTGATCCCATTCACCGGGAACTCATTAAGATCAGGGCTTCCCAGATCAACGGCTGTGCTTATTGCCTTAATAAACATACTATTGAAGCAAGAGAACTGGGTGAAACAGAACAACGTATCTACCTTATCAGCGTATGGCGCGATGCCCCGCAATTCTCCGAACAGGAGAAGACCGTTCTGGCCATGACGGAAGAAATTACATTCATCCATCAAAAGGGTTTAACAGAAGAAACGTATCAGCAGGCACTGGAACACTTCGGCAAAACCGGAACCGCAGAACTGCTCATGCATATTATCGCCATCAATGCCTGGAACCGCATTGGAGTTTCCTCACACAGAATCCCTGAATAA